The region CTGAAAGGGCTGGCGGTGAGAGTTCAGGGTAAAGATGAAGTTGTACTTACTCTGAATAAATCTGGCATTGGCCCTGTAACCGCAGCCGACATCACCCATGACGGTGATGTCGAAATCGTCAAGCCGCAGCATGTGATCTGCCACCTGACCGATGAGAACGCATCTATTAGCATGCGCATCAAAGTTCAGCGCGGTCGTGGTTATGTGCCGGCGTCTGCCCGAATTCATTCGGAAGAAGATGAGCGCCCAATCGGCCGTCTGCTGGTCGACGCTTGCTACAGCCCTGTAGAACGTATTGCCTACAATGTTGAAGCAGCGCGTGTAGAACAGCGTACCGACCTGGACAAGCTGGTCATCGAAATGGAAACCAACGGCACAATCGATCCTGAAGAGGCGATTCGTCGTGCGGCGACCATCCTGGCAGAACAACTTGAAGCTTTCGTTGACTTACGTGATGTTCGTCAGCCGGAAGTGAAAGAAGAGAAACCAGAGTTCGATCCGATCCTGCTGCGCCCTGTTGACGATCTGGAATTGACTGTCCGCTCTGCTAACTGCCTTAAGGCAGAAGCTATCCACTACATCGGTGATCTGGTACAACGTACCGAGGTTGAGTTGCTGAAAACGCCGAACCTCGGTAAGAAATCTCTTACTGAGATTAAAGATGTGCTGGCTTCCCGTGGTCTGTCTCTGGGCATGCGCCTGGAAAACTGGCCGCCGGCAAGCATTGCAGATGAGTAACCGGATCACAGGTTAAGGTTTTACTGAGAAGGATAAGGTCATGCGCCATCGTAAGAGTGGTCGTCAACTGAACCGCAACAGCAGCCATCGCCAGGCAATGTTCCGCAACATGGCCGGCTCCCTGGTTCGTCATGAAATCATCAAGACGACCCTGCCGAAAGCGAAAGAGCTGCGTCGCGTAGTTGAGCCGCTGATTACTCTTGCCAAGACCGACAGCGTAGCTAATCGTCGTCTGGCATTCGCCCGTACTCGTGATAACGAGATCGTGGCAAAACTGTTTAACGAGCTGGGCCCGCGTTTCGCGAGCCGTGCCGGTGGTTACACTCGCATTCTGAAGTGTGGCTTCCGTGCTGGTGACAACGCTCCGATGGCATACATCGAGCTGGTTGATCGCGCCGAGCCGCAAGCAGAAGCAGCTGCAGAGTAATTTGCAGTGTAGTGAAAAAACCCGCCTCGGCGGGTTTTTTTATACCTGTCGTTCTGGGGTTCAATCGCCTATTCTTCACTTCTGCTCTCATTCCCTTTAAGGAGTCTGCAATGTGGTTAATGGATCAGTGGGCCGAACGCCATATCCTTGAGGCCCAGCAAAAAGGTGAATTCGACAACCTACCTGGTTCTGGCGAGCCGCTGGTGCTTGAGGACGATTCGCACCTCGCGCCTGAACTGCGTGTCGGCTATCGGTTGTTGAAAAATGCGGGCTTCCTTCCACCCGAGCTTGAGGCGCGCAAAGAAGCGTTACTGCTTAATGATCTCCTTAGTGAAATTAATCATCACCATCCTGATTACCAGACCGTTTGTAAAAGACTGGCTTTGCTAGAGCTTAAATTGAAGCAGGCAGGGCTTAGTACTGATTTTCTGCGCGGCAGCTACGCCAGCGCCCTCGCCAGCAAACTGGAGGAATAACGATGTATCGTATTGGAGAGCTTGCGCGCCTTGCAGGCGTAACGCCGGACACGGTGCGTTATTACGAGAAACAGCAAATGATGGAGCATGAAATCCGTACTGAAGGCGGCTTCCGACTCTATACTGACAACGATTTGCGACGTCTGCGCTTCATTCGCCATGCGCGTCAGTTAGGGTTTACCCTTGAGTCCATCAGAGAACTGCTATCGATTCGCATTGATCCGGAGCATCACACCTGCCAGGAGTCGAAAAGTATTGTTCAGGCGCGACTGCATGAAGTTGACAGCCGTATTCAGGAATTGCAGAACATGCGCGTTTCTTTGCAGAAGCTGAATGACGCCTGTTGCGGCACGGCGCACAGCAGCGTTTATTGCTCGATCCTGGAGACACTTGAGCAGGGCGCGAATGGAGAGACCGGGTCGCATTGATCTTTCACCTTCTCAGGCCTACACTTGCGTCGAATAAACTACAGGAGCAATGATGAGTCGCTATAAACATACCAAAGGGCAAATCCAGGATAACGCGATAGAAGCCCTGCTGCATGATCCTCTGTTTCGCCAGCGTGTTGAAAAAAACCTCAAAGGGAAAGGCAGCTACCAGCGTAAAGGAAAACATGGCAAGCGGAGTAACTGGGAGGCCAGTGGCAAACAAGCAAATCGCTTTTTTACCACTGGCCTTCTGCTTTTGCGGGCCTTTATGTGCGACGATTTTGCTCTTTCAGCAAATCGCGGATTTCAGTAAGTAAAACCTGTTCTTTGCTTGGACCCGGCGCTTCCTTTGGCTTTTTCTGGTGCAATTTATTAATGACCTTAATGGCCAGAAAAATAGCGAAAGCGACAATCACAAAATCAAACACGTTCTGAATGAAAACACCATAGTGCATGATGACGGCGGGCGTATCTCCGACAGCAGGTCGCAGTGTCAAAGCAAACTGTTTAAAATCGATTCCCCCAATTAACAAGCCCAGCGGTGGCATAATAATGTCGGCCACGAGTGAAGAAACAATCTTGCCGAATGCGGCACCAATTATGACACCCACTGCCAAATCCACCACGTTTCCGCGCATTGCGAATTCACGAAACTCTTTAAAAAAGCTCATTGTTCTACTCCCTGGATTTTAAAACCTAACTAAGTCTAACAAAGGAAATATGATTTTCCATTTTACCGCTTAAGAGAAAATTACTTTTAATCCTTGAAGATCATGCGGATATATTCAGCGACAATAAAAAAGGCGGCCGCAGCCGCCTGAATTTTATAAAAAGAAGGGGCTTGGCTGGAAGAGTCGCTCGACATCGGTAACGTATTTTTTGTCGGTCAGGAACATAATCACA is a window of Cronobacter muytjensii ATCC 51329 DNA encoding:
- a CDS encoding DnaJ family domain-containing protein gives rise to the protein MWLMDQWAERHILEAQQKGEFDNLPGSGEPLVLEDDSHLAPELRVGYRLLKNAGFLPPELEARKEALLLNDLLSEINHHHPDYQTVCKRLALLELKLKQAGLSTDFLRGSYASALASKLEE
- a CDS encoding alternative ribosome-rescue factor A translates to MSRYKHTKGQIQDNAIEALLHDPLFRQRVEKNLKGKGSYQRKGKHGKRSNWEASGKQANRFFTTGLLLLRAFMCDDFALSANRGFQ
- the rplQ gene encoding 50S ribosomal protein L17; this translates as MRHRKSGRQLNRNSSHRQAMFRNMAGSLVRHEIIKTTLPKAKELRRVVEPLITLAKTDSVANRRLAFARTRDNEIVAKLFNELGPRFASRAGGYTRILKCGFRAGDNAPMAYIELVDRAEPQAEAAAE
- the zntR gene encoding Zn(2+)-responsive transcriptional regulator, which codes for MYRIGELARLAGVTPDTVRYYEKQQMMEHEIRTEGGFRLYTDNDLRRLRFIRHARQLGFTLESIRELLSIRIDPEHHTCQESKSIVQARLHEVDSRIQELQNMRVSLQKLNDACCGTAHSSVYCSILETLEQGANGETGSH
- a CDS encoding DNA-directed RNA polymerase subunit alpha — translated: MQGSVTEFLKPRLVDIEQVSSTHAKVTLEPLERGFGHTLGNALRRILLSSMPGCAVTEVEIDGVLHEYSTKEGVQEDILEILLNLKGLAVRVQGKDEVVLTLNKSGIGPVTAADITHDGDVEIVKPQHVICHLTDENASISMRIKVQRGRGYVPASARIHSEEDERPIGRLLVDACYSPVERIAYNVEAARVEQRTDLDKLVIEMETNGTIDPEEAIRRAATILAEQLEAFVDLRDVRQPEVKEEKPEFDPILLRPVDDLELTVRSANCLKAEAIHYIGDLVQRTEVELLKTPNLGKKSLTEIKDVLASRGLSLGMRLENWPPASIADE
- the mscL gene encoding large-conductance mechanosensitive channel protein MscL, with amino-acid sequence MSFFKEFREFAMRGNVVDLAVGVIIGAAFGKIVSSLVADIIMPPLGLLIGGIDFKQFALTLRPAVGDTPAVIMHYGVFIQNVFDFVIVAFAIFLAIKVINKLHQKKPKEAPGPSKEQVLLTEIRDLLKEQNRRT